ggcctttcctttctaggtaccaactgctcatttttgatagggaccatagctagatgttttctaaattggtgttctaaattatttagcatgaagcccaacatgctgatgctaattagtggttaggacaggtgatcactctgactgacgcaaatgaacaaagactgacgttgcgctatgctgaactgagacttacgtgatattctttgtattctaatctatgttcacgccgtgctatgttctaatgtttgtgattcttgcattaatgaaatcttatcacagttgccatatcgtgactatgctcttatgcttcttggttttgagattgacacttctgctagtagattgtaatcaatagggaataaaattcataaaattctatccgaaggtgtggttattcatggctgaaaggtcatggttgcgtcgacaatttgattgtctttatccaaagtaaagtgtattgtggtgataaatattgatgaaattattgatatattgcttgacatattgatcagttatctcgtcctacggtgtctcaccactgggtcacaagattcattggcctaaaacgagtcctaatgtgtataaattaacataaaaggacgcgttgccagtgctaacattctgaattaatgcaaagtgtggcacatctgactgccatcttgatggaatcgaagtggaaaactgaaagcattttctactcaggatactgcagtaaatgaagagattagggagcttcataacaagtcTGCCAAGATGCTCaccagaaaaaagagcccaaatgtagcacaaatatcacaccAAATGTAGCCCGAGTGTAGCCCCaggacaaaagtgtgcaaaactcttagggccatatttacaagaaagtgatacATCGCAAGTGATGCACCACTTATCTCGTGACTCCCTTGcgtcccctaactccaccatgatatcgctgtatttacaatatggcgcaccatggcacatgttagggccAACAGGGCCATTTATTTGACAttattgtaatgctatactggagtagtgtaaaaaaatgatgctaatccagtatagtgttaagaagctcattgaaatcaatgggagcctcattttaatccCTGCTGTAAACAGTTATTAAAAACAGCGCTGTAATCACACAATAGAATCTTGTAGattacattgcaccatttttagagaCTCTCTgacaagggaacaccccctttgcatatatcatgcatatattatgcatgatgtggagcaaagggtttacaaactaggtttgcaccaccttgtatatatgtcacttttgtaatgGCCCATTAGCATCATATTTGCTGCAAAAACTttgccgcaaatgtggcactaaggggcacacAGGCCTTATAAAActgattgttatttttttgtttttttgcagttttatttagctCAGACTTGATCCGAAGGTATTCGAGTACATTACATGAGCATCAgtaacattacacaagaacacattccttttcggctttaggtatggggagattaagtatttgcccagaatcaaaggaagTCAAGCTGACACTGAACCTTGTATCTGGTTCCCCAGTCACAAATTCTACAGCTCTGGTAATAATGCCACATCCGCGCCCCTAAAtggaacatataatcaagtgatcaactggataaaaaaaaaaaatcatgataccaaataatttaaaagtgctttgtcactatttgagaactcaatgtgtcctcatttcagtttttttcgagcactaaccataattgctATGGAAATAATACTGTCTCATTTTTTtagatttctaaaggaaatgctttgcagTTTTGATTACATTAAGATGACGTCAGGCGTGCCACAATTTTGTAATaaatttagaatgttagcagtctagttgttcattagaatactgtggggaggcagagttcaggggcacagacttggataattgagggcggATAGGagagtgcagaggcaacaagttgacgatgctgggcaggcgggaggggcagtggcagcacaacagatcatggagggcaggggaaagagggACAGAGTCAATAAACCAACCACGAAGGTTGGCAAGAGAGGATGTGCTAGTGTAGCAGATCATTGTGGGCAGAAGGTAGAggtagtacaaccatacatgccaatcgACCTGATTcaagcaggagactcccaatgttttgaagcccaaaagggctttattttatttgtctcctgcctaaaatctcctctttttcagtgAAAGTCAAAGGGGAAACTCAATCCCCCAGACTTTTTTCCAAAATCTCTCTCGTAtcacttggataacagagggcaggagggagatgggcagaggcaacaaactgaccttacagggcagatgTCAGGATATCaaccaggcagggcaggagggagggggcagtgcaggactcagacaacagaggataGGGAGGAGGTGGCCAGGGCAGCAAGCTAGGtgtgaagggcagtggcagaacaacagccacacaaggCAGGCTGTACTGAGGGAGCAGGGGCTGAACTTGGACAATGAATGGAATGGAGGAGTgggagcaggagcagcaagcttggtttgggacagcacaatgccaggtcaggccctgcatccaacctccCACTGTAAATTGTGATGGGAATCTtacttaatattgtttttttaaactagacattcactgaaaaaacaatggttaagtctatagggacattatagttaggatatagaataaaacacatcttagaaattcactgaaaagccaaaggttacatggatgttatagttagattcaaattttacaggaaaaaaacatagaaattagttatttcaaggaactacaacTTGTGCTTTAAGGTTAACTATAacgtgccttcaccatgcattgttaattaccccagatagtacatcactcatgaaatcttctacgacatcattgataatatctctgTCACATTTGCAGAaaaatgattgatgagaaaacAGTGACACGACTACAGCCGGAActgctggacggatttacaccaaatttggcaaaaagctagctcttggtccagaaagcgttctttttgtgatttgatgtaaatcagttGAATCATTTTTTCCCCATGTGCAAGCTTTTGTGGATCCACCGCACCACTCACCATGACCCCATGTAAATCCATGACATATTtggagaaggcataggtgacagtcagttgagatgcaaaataattgactgccatcatgctacagccacactgaaaggataaataatcatgggaatggtcagttccactgtctcacctgtgtgtcattggaagtactgccgtataactgatgttctgttgtccacttccCCAAACTCTGCCTCCTCAatctcactgtcctcagagtccactgctgccacaggagcatttccaatgtcctcctgcagataaggcacatgtcgtctgagggccaggttgtacaacatacagaatgcaacaactatctggcaaaccttctcacgGGAGATGGAcgaatctgaacctggccttcaggagtccgaaggtacgttctatgatctgcctggttcacccatgagcatcattataccaattctcagcccctatcctggcattcctcacaggggtcagaagccacaacaggtttggatagccagagtcacctgcaagaattgagggacagaTATtaaccttacacaatggtatgggggatgactcctgaaggcgtatagtgacatacagtgggtggggactcttgctcacctattatccacaccttttgcctctgtagttgtgccatcacatttggatgctgctattcctcaggatgaaggcgtcatgcaccgaccaagaatacttggcaatgacgtgggagatgtactggtcagccaggcacaccatttgcacattgacggAGTGGAAACTCCTccaattcctgaatacctgttcattgtgccagggagacaaatgcaatttgtgttccgtcacttgcaccaataatatttggtatacgtcccattgcatagaatccagccttaacagtggccaaacattccacttgggggaaagcaatgtagctgcacatgtgtttgaccatggcagacaaaacccttgccagcactattaagaacattgtctgtgactttcttgctgccaagcccactgtcacttggaaagaaccagttgccaggaaatgaagcactgttagaacttgtacaagagggggtatcccagtgggatgacagatagctaatatccaatcaggctccaattgagtacacagctctgtgattgtggatgtgtccagtctataggtcagtattatgtgcctgtcctccagtgtagccgagTCCACAAGAGATCTGTACaccgggtcttgtctcctcctcctattcctccacagtggtaggtatctaagggacataagattgagtagggtgtcacaatctgaacaatggaaccaccaccccagtgtacatagagcatgtatgtaatcggcaatgtgaatggcaatgtatgtgcaatttatagcaatgacgcagtttcctatttctgaatgttgtccaccaccataaaatggcgaccgcctgtcctgtaagtatgaacagctggaagtgatgtaactccgccggcattgggcatcatggcagaaggcaccCCTGTGCTGCTCCTCATTTGCTAAAATGGGGGTtagggagtacagtgtccaatggggatcacagacggtggtgacggtgtacaccaccacagacgagacctccattttctgtctaaaatcgcacttgattcctgactttccacaggacaacaactcctctgcttgtgctgctgtgaactgtgtctggatcctgccatggcccgtgtgacaagggaaagggcctgtgtcttcactttggaggagttagagcacctggtggatggggtcctctccctatatggacagctgtatgagccTTCAGACCAtgaggtgagtacactatgggcatgatgcatgtgacaagtttgCGTGGAGATATGTGTGCTAGCAGTGCATAATTTGGGtgaggggtatgtctggtggtagtgtacatgcagtgctccgggtgatgtgtgtgccaatggagatggacatTGTATTTTTGTGCCATATGTGTGAgttgctggattgtatggttaatggtgcccTCCCatttgtattacctctgcaggtcagcgcccatcagaagaagggattgagcgtgccatcgccaaggacgtgcagaccctcgaGGTCTatagcagacggagcacccactgtaggaaaaggtgggaggacctgagatgctgggcccggaagaccacggaggcccagatgaggatgtcctcccaacgagggctgggtgcctgtcggaacctgacgcccctgatggcccgcatactggtggtggcctacacagAGATGGATggttgcttgagggcagcacagcagccacaagggggtgagtacagtgagcttgGCAACAATTATTTTGGgggggcatgggatcctggtggtgggtttcagttagtggttgGTCCTTAAgtccagctcagccattgctgcatgACCCTGCTCAAGGTAaatggtgtatagcaaaatctggcaatctagataggtagcattccatgtcagatagggcttagtaggtcccaggagggtgcagttggcagtggttggctctcatcttgctgtggcacttagccaatgtaatgccagtgcgatgtatagtgctcaatcctgatacttgtgtgtgatggtaatgtgtaggccaactgtggtgttgctgcTGTAATTGacttagtgctccctttctctctctcctccattatcttctgtcatcctgtccatgtgtgcaatagcatcatcaggcggaggaccaggggcaccagtgagtgaagaagctgcatccaacaggatccaggagacagagtccaccaaccccgaggagaccagtgggacgaagggcgaggggagcaccacagcagagacaggaggtgacaacactgactctgattcctcctccaatgggagctccctggtggtggcggacacctttggaaCCTCCCCAActtcaggtacagccaccacccccgtaacagcactgccctcccagtagcccccccactgagttgcccgtgcccactcacccgtgAGGATGGGCatatccttcatcccaggcacatcaggccccgGCCCAGTGAGCCCTACTACCCTCATTGAGgatgcttttgacctcctgagatccatctctgtagggcagtcaaccattgtgaatgtgatgcaggggctggcatcctagatgcagcaatgcaatgcatacctggatggcatccacgttgcggtggcggccctacagagattgtttcgggctctgtcctcctctcagatggcagccagtgtctctgttcctacgtcccccctccaactaccacttcccagtcccagtctcctcaatcccaacccatccaaggcacagatacagacaagcatgcacacaaatcatcacacaagagtggcacagacaaacacaggcagcacacttcaggccacatgcactcacacaaacaacagacacttgcacacacaaccacatccactccctccactgtctccccctccttctcttacatcacagtcacatccacactcacacctgcatcaacagccaccgccaccatcaccacatcatgcagcacacacacctcacttgcagacacctccacatcatccatccacacgtctcctttgtcctctcccaccctctctgccccactcctaagagacacaaatgcccgcacacagacatccaacagccatacacctcacacacgcacactgtccatgcacctgcacccaagtccagcagacatacacctccgccAACAACTCCTTCAAACtcaactcccatccctcctcccacatcccacctcaacactcctaaaaatgttttctttgcacgttgtgacctcttcccttcccctccacaaccccatccaacccgtaagagcagggtcccaatgacccagcccagcacctcagccaaacagtctgccactgctcccatcaaataatcagctgctggcacaaaggggccccagagtgtgacggcagCCACTCTTACTGAGAGCACACTTCctactcagaaagggaggactagggtggtgaaaagcaagggatgtgagatggggacagtggaggcacctcttagTCCTGGAGGCAAGTACACAAATGACATGtctaaggccaaggggacccgtcacaagaggggacaaaTGGACCCCTTTCCACCAGCAAAGATTGCCAAggatctccctccatcagcaaagaAAGTGTAGGTTCCTGCTCAACCACTAAATTAAagtgatggttcccactcaaccaccaatgaaagtgaaggtttgTACTCAATCACCAATGAAAGGTAAGAGGCCCACTctgccagcagagggcaaggagcctccacctccagcagagacacagcagccctcacctgcagcagagggcaaggggtctccacctccagcacagggacagcagccctcacctccagcagagggcaaggacccTCCACCTCCAGGACATGCACAGCAACCCTCACCCACAGCAAAGACACCGCAGCCCTtccctccagcagagggcaaggagcctccacctccagcagagacacagcagccctcacctccagcagaggtcaaGGAGTCTCCGCctccagcacaggtacagcagctctcacctccagcacagacacagcagccctaacttccagcagagggcaaggagcctccacctccagcacagaaacagcagccctcacctccagcagagacacagcagccctcacctccagcagagggcaagcaGCCTCCATctgcagcacaggcacagcagccctcacctccaacagagacatggcagccctcacctccagcagagggcatgtaggccacccttcagggactgttgtacaagaagtcccctacagaaccagtgggcaagttccccacttcagagactgtggccttgcattccccagcaaagacaaatgggcatggagcccctccagaaccattgtcaagttccccacttcagaaacggtggccttgcaccccccaaatgggcatggagcctcctccagaaccagtgggaaagttccccacttcagctgaggttccccccccactactcctcccttccccctgaggtgcctgcccatttccaacatgatgcccctgaacagtggattttaaaagttgtcaggagtcaagttgggccttggactgtgccctgtggccatgtggccattttgtacttt
The Pleurodeles waltl isolate 20211129_DDA chromosome 11, aPleWal1.hap1.20221129, whole genome shotgun sequence genome window above contains:
- the LOC138265093 gene encoding acidic proline-rich protein PRP25-like, encoding MVPTQPPMKVKVCTQSPMKGKRPTLPAEGKEPPPPAETQQPSPAAEGKGSPPPAQGQQPSPPAEGKDPPPPGHAQQPSPTAKTPQPFPPAEGKEPPPPAETQQPSPPAEVKESPPPAQVQQLSPPAQTQQP